The Salvelinus alpinus chromosome 14, SLU_Salpinus.1, whole genome shotgun sequence genomic sequence acatgattccataggtgttatttcatagttttgatgtcttcactattattttacaatgtaactTGCAAATAAGGTGCTGGGTGGATTATTCATAATTTCAATATCTTTATTTTCATTTAATAAACAgtaaaacattattattattatttttttttaaatctcagctCTGATTGAAAGGAATTTCACATCCTTTCTGTTTTTAAACCCATTCACGACAAGCGGTTCTTGAACACGTCCCTAAAATGTCAACGTCCCAGCCCTGTTTCCATGGTAACAAAACTTTGGGCACAGTCTGTTGGGCACAGTCGGACGTTTGTCTTGTCACTCGTTGCAAGCTAGCTCTAAACCCATACTCGGTTTTCTCCGCGCTCTTTGCCAGTGTCCAGATTTGCAACCGCTGTATAGCAGGAGATGTAAGTAATGTTTTGCAACGATTCCTGAACATCACACCGCCTTGCTAGAAACCCATACTTACATCCATGTGCTTAAACGAACACCTATACTGTTACTGTTAGCTTGCTTTGAACTAGCTAATGCTAGCTGGCAACGCCTTATTGCTAAGCTAACGGTAGCTAACTGACTAGCCATTTGGCCAGCAGTGTTGGCAAGGATGACAAATGTGTTGCGTTCTTTTTCCATCAGAAAGACCACATTCGACATGGACACTGACACAGATCACCGACAAAACAACGATGGCAAGTAACTTACAGAGGGTCTTCAAATGTGCAAAGTTGACCcacatttatttttacaaattaactGTTACCGTTATACTAACGTTAGCTGTGAAGGCCCAGTACTAtttggctagttagctagctacatctcaAATGCTAAACGAGCATCTCTAAAAATGTACCAGGTGAATGTGTTAGTTGAAGTACCTAGCGAGCTTGAAGCGAGGCATAagattgtgtttgtgtttttagACGTTAACAATGGTGATGATTGTTCAACAAAAGCTGCCCCGACCTCCCAGATTCCTGGGCTGTCTGAAGATGCTAACAatggtcctgaggagaggagtaaagGGCGCCGTACGGGAGTTAATGAGTCCGATTCTGCTTATACTAAACTGGCTAAACAAGGAGGACAGAGGGGTAAAAACGATATTCTGTTTTAAAAAGGGAAATATCACACATTATCTATCCTTTCATCTGTGGAAATAAAGTCAGATAACGTTATATCTAGCTATCTGTGGAAATGGGAAAATGACACACCCATCCATATAATTGGAAGGATTGCCACGCGAGACTActgacgttagctagcgagctaactCGCAAATAGCTAGTATACAAAATGGATAGCCAAGTTCTTCTCATCATTTACAGGTTTATTGTGGCATGAGGAGACCAACTTGGACACCAAACCTAACTCTGCATCTTACAAGGCTCCTAACTGGTTTTCTGGTTCTCCAAAAGCTAAAGAGCAAGCAAGGTAAAGGCAAATTAAAATGAGAGTAATGACAGTgtggaataaaaaaaaaatgtctttgtGTTAGCTAGTAATTTTATGGCTCCTTGGCTAGGCCAAGTTGAATTGTttgcattaatcatgcaaattGCATATTTGTTTGTGGTTGTATGGCATGTACCCTATTGTAAAACAGGGGTGTGTTCAGTGTATTAAACGTTTTGCTACGTTGCGTGATGGTTTGTACCTAATAACACGTTTCCCTCAAACAGTGCACTTTCCTTCAACATCCTTTGTATGTTTGCTCCCTTTTGGTGGTTGTGGCGAAGTGTGGTCAGATCAATATGGGTGTGGTCACCATTTGAAAACTCATGCAGCACACTGTAGTGTATACACGATCACCCTCTGGGCCACCATTATCATCACAACATtcttcaactggtcgttcagaaCAGCACCGTCTCCGTTGTATCAAACATTGCACACCGTTGAGTCCTGCTGAACGCAGCCCTGTTATACCAGATAAGTCTACTAGTAAAATGGGTTATTTGTCCATTTTTCTTTCTTCCAGCCCAACTGAGAGTTTCCAAAACTACATGTCAACTAATGCTCCTTTTGGGAGTGATAATAAGTCAACTTGGGAAAGGGACTTTGATGACAAAGAGAAGGTGAAGGGAGAAATCCTTGCAATTTCCTAAAACAACTGTAACAATATTACACCCTCCCTATTGTGCCACTATAAATCGAGTTTATAGTTTATTCTTAGGTGTTTGAAGTACAGTATGCAGACAGACCTGTTTAGATCTAGATTTACTGATCTATTTCAGACATTGACTTTTTTTGTCAGCATTATATCACCTGCCTAGTATCATGAAAAGCCTAATGTTTTTGGTGCAGTAAAATAGTATTAGCTAACAAGGAATAGAGTTCTCAGACTAAACACCTACCGTATCCTGAGAACTTATAACCAACCACTTAACCACCATCTTTGGCTATGTCCACCACTGTTGGTGAAATGTATTTGGTTAGCATCAAATTGTCACTGACGTTTATCATATTTAAATGATTCTAGATTTATAAGATTCCTCTCTTGCAGTTGCATGGATCGAGTAGAAAGTGACCTAGTATGTCCAATAGAGGCCGAAGTTGCCAACTGAAATAGTGTGTTTCATCTCTTGTTCAATACACCTTTCATCTCTGTTCAACCTGACGTGATTCCAGATGATAAATGACTATTCAAgacactttgtttttattttcagATATCTCCCAACAGCCAAATGGAGAACTTGTCCATAGCATCAGGAAAGAACGAAGAGGCAGCAGGAAATTTCAAGAAAACGTGAGTACGCCCTTTGAAATATTTGCACCAGATATCCACAAGATGGCAATGTTCTATTTTTCATGCACAGCAGAGTTGTGCCTCTCCAGACAGCTTGGGCAACTTGACAATATGTAACTTTATTATAGGCTCAAACTCAGTCATATACATTCAAATAATCAATGTCAAATAGAAAGAGATTTCAAACACATTACTTCAGTATGTAATTCCTATTGATTGTTAATGATAGGGGATTATTTATACTGTGAGAATACAATGAatgatttacagtgccttcggaaagtattcagaccccttgactttttccacattttgttacgttacagccttattctaacattttattaaatagttattttcctcaatctacacacaataccccataatgacaaggcaaaaacaggtttttagatatttttgcaaatgtattaaaaatacaaactgaaaaatcacatttacataggtattcagaccctttactctgaaCTTTGTTttaagtacctttggcagcgataacagccttgagtcttcttgggtatgacgctacaagcttggcacacctgtatttggggagtttattctctgcagatcctctcaagctctgtcaggttggatggggagtgttgctgcacagctattttcaggtctctccagagatgtttgagcgggttcaggtccaggctctgactgggccactcaagggcattgagacttgt encodes the following:
- the LOC139538434 gene encoding uncharacterized protein C7orf57-like isoform X1, producing the protein MDTDTDHRQNNDDVNNGDDCSTKAAPTSQIPGLSEDANNGPEERSKGRRTGVNESDSAYTKLAKQGGQRGLLWHEETNLDTKPNSASYKAPNWFSGSPKAKEQASPTESFQNYMSTNAPFGSDNKSTWERDFDDKEKISPNSQMENLSIASGKNEEAAGNFKKTPAAPLPIDGAEEKSQNSTPVNMGTLLSFGYLEDKKGAPNTHSSNSNE
- the LOC139538434 gene encoding uncharacterized protein C7orf57 homolog isoform X2 gives rise to the protein MDTDTDHRQNNDDVNNGDDCSTKAAPTSQIPGLSEDANNGPEERSKGRRTGVNESDSAYTKLAKQGGQRGLLWHEETNLDTKPNSASYKAPNWFSGSPKAKEQASPTESFQNYMSTNAPFGSDNKSTWERDFDDKEKISPNSQMENLSIASGKNEEAAGNFKKTSQNSTPVNMGTLLSFGYLEDKKGAPNTHSSNSNE